One segment of Panulirus ornatus isolate Po-2019 chromosome 33, ASM3632096v1, whole genome shotgun sequence DNA contains the following:
- the Pmi gene encoding transmembrane protein 11, mitochondrial isoform X2 — translation MSDDEERESCSQIAIIREVYDSDSAHETFELELERALEKGVATIVIEPTTLGDETARWIAVGNCLHKTAVLAGFGAITSGLIWHDTAYVCVPLGTLSLFCTGVYAASWQFDPCCKYQVEYDSGRLSRLPLQSLSSASPVVLVRRDDSRRKILHSCVSLVSFSYCMWRLYQLYK, via the exons ATGTCAGACGACGAGGAGAG GGAGTCTTGCTCTCAGATTGCCATCATTCGTGAAGTTTATGACAGTGATTCAGCCCATGAAACTTTTGAGTTAGAGCTGGAAAGAGCACTAGAAAAAGGCGTGGCAACAATTGTAATAGAGCCAACTACTCTAGGAGACGAGACGGCCAGATGGATTGCTGTTGGAAATTGTCTTCACAAAACAGCAGTATTAGCTGGATTTGGTGCAATAACCTCAG GTTTGATCTGGCATGACACAGCCTATGTTTGTGTCCCGCTTGGCACGCTGTCTTTGTTCTGCACTGGAGTTTATGCAGCATCATGGCAGTTTGATCCTTGTTGTAAGTACCAG GTTGAGTATGACTCAGGTCGTCTGTCTCGCTTGCCCCTTCAGTCACTGTCCTCTGCATCACCTGTTGTTTTGGTACGAAGGGATGATTCAAGGAGGAAGATTCTACACAGCTGTGTATCACTAGTTTCATTTTCATATTGCATGTGGAGACTTTATCAATTGTACAAGTAG
- the Pmi gene encoding transmembrane protein 11, mitochondrial isoform X1 has product MEANISCNFKQRESCSQIAIIREVYDSDSAHETFELELERALEKGVATIVIEPTTLGDETARWIAVGNCLHKTAVLAGFGAITSGLIWHDTAYVCVPLGTLSLFCTGVYAASWQFDPCCKYQVEYDSGRLSRLPLQSLSSASPVVLVRRDDSRRKILHSCVSLVSFSYCMWRLYQLYK; this is encoded by the exons ATGGAAGCAAACATCAGCTGTAATTTTAAACAGAG GGAGTCTTGCTCTCAGATTGCCATCATTCGTGAAGTTTATGACAGTGATTCAGCCCATGAAACTTTTGAGTTAGAGCTGGAAAGAGCACTAGAAAAAGGCGTGGCAACAATTGTAATAGAGCCAACTACTCTAGGAGACGAGACGGCCAGATGGATTGCTGTTGGAAATTGTCTTCACAAAACAGCAGTATTAGCTGGATTTGGTGCAATAACCTCAG GTTTGATCTGGCATGACACAGCCTATGTTTGTGTCCCGCTTGGCACGCTGTCTTTGTTCTGCACTGGAGTTTATGCAGCATCATGGCAGTTTGATCCTTGTTGTAAGTACCAG GTTGAGTATGACTCAGGTCGTCTGTCTCGCTTGCCCCTTCAGTCACTGTCCTCTGCATCACCTGTTGTTTTGGTACGAAGGGATGATTCAAGGAGGAAGATTCTACACAGCTGTGTATCACTAGTTTCATTTTCATATTGCATGTGGAGACTTTATCAATTGTACAAGTAG